In Leptospiraceae bacterium, a genomic segment contains:
- a CDS encoding strawberry notch C-terminal domain-containing protein codes for MRNSVIIADQTGVGKGRIAASIIRYALLNNKKVMFFTEKNTLFSDMVRDLEGIGFLSSQKLKIFEINKKGIQYNNVNFANNSKTSHYSKEPVLFCTYSQVNRGFGGRRFMEIYSAIKEANLNTNNDQEKEIDIFNTKKFQREFPEFNSHIQKPYKPGDKHYWQKRLLLDLAKDAILILDEAHNAAGNMSNSFFFFRELIEDSLNCVFLSATWAKRPDNMLLYHPKTVMNLFSTKELVNILKKTGTIGQSILSNVLVQEGQLLRRETSFEGVKIDTLFTNQILAGEEERVNSEWTKISKILQKILLFDIFVKQRIIGGINEGMKEDDTGTVSSGGDTQMARATSNPFSSRITNMVSQIDLVLKTKSIIKKTKELVKKENKKVVIGLMSTNDSFFSDLYAHNDKADDSFNLVFIKTWKKLPDYNVKTRKGIEKKRITEDELRAFILPSHLKEDVFRFVRKFTKAVSAYDFYHEILKDIKTTELDDKLSVIDTVKNELIRSGIEADEITGRQMHINDKGYYVKRKRERTEKITKQFNNEDLDVLIINVSGATGISLHASETFANKKQRVMLMAQPHWDINVYVQMMGRIHRTGQVKLPEYIMLNLPIPTAKRFAVMLRKKLSSLNANTKGDIDKEDQALLGVTDMANKIGDKATKDFADDVENTHLNNLLGNPLKLGTEKEVLTNQFLKFTGRLPILTVKQQEEIYSDLEDRYQLLLAEFEASGKSLDNKTLNWNARLIDSKTIIEGDADDPNVLNHPVFMGVYTIPYDKKKYQEELRTDVAFDKDKLLNRVQSNIQKYYSNNQEIKESERHKINFEIYRDVLNRFRPGFNYILIDKDTNQIEYLRCLHIDYSPKEKQFPANPSALAFHFVGTATLNTNNYLRLIAGQETLQKMNQYDYPDFEDKFFEYMDKGNNRKVLTGNLLKAIGEFEVGKYITFTLDDGRAEQGILVPQSFDFELINFSVDDIISFILDKNKPLTLGSIYFTKTNDDTIFVTIPRANKFSRFYQDEVLNSLSNSDGFVSPNTNTNFYTYFESKHLRSVIERLIELGMPTQAVFKVSKASKKADE; via the coding sequence TTGAGAAACTCGGTAATTATAGCGGATCAAACTGGAGTAGGAAAAGGAAGGATTGCAGCTTCCATCATACGCTATGCTTTATTAAATAATAAAAAGGTAATGTTCTTTACTGAAAAGAATACTCTTTTTTCAGATATGGTTCGTGACTTAGAAGGCATTGGCTTTCTATCCAGTCAAAAGCTCAAAATATTTGAAATCAATAAAAAAGGAATCCAGTATAACAATGTAAACTTTGCAAATAATTCAAAGACATCCCATTACAGTAAAGAGCCGGTCTTATTCTGCACTTACTCACAGGTGAACAGAGGCTTCGGTGGAAGACGGTTTATGGAAATTTACAGTGCCATCAAAGAAGCCAACCTGAATACAAATAATGATCAAGAAAAAGAAATTGATATATTCAATACAAAAAAATTTCAGCGTGAATTCCCTGAATTTAATTCACATATACAAAAACCTTATAAACCCGGTGACAAGCATTACTGGCAAAAAAGACTCTTATTAGATTTAGCTAAAGATGCAATTTTAATCTTAGATGAAGCTCATAATGCTGCGGGAAACATGAGTAACTCTTTTTTCTTCTTCCGGGAATTAATAGAAGATTCCTTAAACTGCGTTTTCCTTTCCGCTACCTGGGCAAAGCGTCCGGACAATATGCTTTTGTATCATCCGAAAACTGTAATGAACCTTTTTTCTACAAAGGAGCTTGTAAACATTTTAAAGAAAACAGGAACTATCGGACAATCTATTCTTTCTAATGTGCTGGTGCAGGAAGGACAGCTTTTACGAAGAGAAACTTCCTTTGAAGGTGTAAAGATTGATACTCTTTTTACTAACCAGATTTTAGCGGGGGAAGAAGAAAGAGTAAATAGCGAGTGGACTAAGATTTCTAAAATCCTGCAAAAGATTTTACTCTTTGATATTTTTGTTAAGCAAAGAATCATTGGGGGAATCAATGAAGGCATGAAAGAGGATGATACGGGAACTGTAAGTTCGGGTGGAGACACGCAAATGGCAAGGGCAACATCCAACCCTTTCTCCTCAAGAATTACCAATATGGTAAGCCAGATTGATCTCGTATTAAAAACGAAATCTATCATTAAAAAAACGAAAGAGCTGGTAAAAAAAGAAAATAAGAAAGTCGTAATAGGTTTGATGTCTACAAACGATTCCTTCTTCAGTGATCTGTATGCTCATAATGACAAAGCAGATGATTCTTTTAATCTCGTGTTTATCAAAACATGGAAGAAGCTTCCCGATTATAATGTGAAAACTCGCAAAGGAATTGAGAAGAAGCGAATAACAGAAGATGAACTCAGAGCTTTCATTCTTCCAAGTCACTTAAAAGAAGATGTTTTTCGATTTGTTAGAAAGTTTACAAAAGCCGTATCTGCCTATGATTTCTACCATGAGATTTTAAAAGATATAAAAACCACAGAATTAGATGATAAGCTTTCTGTAATTGATACAGTAAAGAATGAGCTTATCAGATCGGGAATAGAGGCGGATGAAATTACAGGCCGTCAAATGCACATTAACGATAAAGGATACTATGTAAAACGTAAACGAGAGAGAACCGAAAAAATCACAAAGCAATTTAACAATGAAGATCTGGATGTTCTTATCATCAATGTCTCCGGAGCGACGGGCATTTCTCTTCATGCTTCCGAAACTTTTGCAAATAAAAAGCAGAGAGTTATGCTTATGGCTCAACCTCACTGGGACATCAATGTTTATGTGCAAATGATGGGACGTATTCACCGGACCGGCCAGGTAAAGCTTCCGGAATATATTATGCTGAATCTTCCCATTCCTACAGCAAAACGGTTTGCTGTAATGCTTAGAAAGAAACTCTCTTCTTTAAATGCCAATACGAAGGGAGATATAGACAAGGAAGATCAGGCTTTACTTGGAGTTACCGACATGGCCAATAAAATAGGAGATAAGGCTACTAAAGATTTTGCTGATGATGTAGAAAATACTCATCTTAACAATCTTCTTGGAAATCCTCTGAAGCTCGGAACCGAGAAAGAAGTTCTAACAAATCAATTTTTGAAATTTACCGGCAGGCTTCCCATACTTACTGTAAAACAGCAGGAAGAAATTTACTCTGATTTAGAAGACAGATACCAGCTCTTGCTTGCCGAGTTTGAAGCTTCCGGCAAATCTCTGGATAATAAAACCTTAAACTGGAATGCAAGACTTATTGATTCAAAAACAATCATTGAAGGTGATGCCGATGACCCGAATGTTCTGAATCATCCCGTCTTTATGGGAGTCTATACCATCCCTTATGACAAAAAGAAGTACCAGGAGGAATTGCGAACTGATGTCGCATTTGATAAAGACAAATTATTGAATAGGGTGCAGAGTAATATTCAAAAATACTACAGTAATAATCAGGAAATTAAGGAAAGCGAAAGACATAAAATTAATTTTGAAATCTACAGAGATGTTCTGAACAGGTTCCGACCGGGTTTTAACTATATTCTAATTGATAAGGATACAAACCAGATTGAATATTTACGATGTTTGCATATAGACTATTCACCCAAAGAAAAACAATTTCCGGCCAATCCGTCGGCTCTTGCTTTCCATTTTGTAGGAACCGCAACTCTAAACACGAATAACTATCTCAGGTTAATTGCCGGTCAGGAAACCCTGCAAAAAATGAATCAATACGATTATCCGGACTTTGAAGATAAGTTTTTTGAATATATGGATAAGGGCAATAACCGAAAAGTTCTAACCGGGAATCTACTCAAAGCGATTGGAGAGTTTGAGGTAGGAAAATATATTACCTTTACTCTTGATGATGGAAGAGCCGAGCAGGGAATCCTTGTACCTCAAAGTTTTGATTTTGAACTCATAAACTTCAGTGTGGATGATATTATAAGTTTTATTCTGGATAAGAATAAGCCTTTAACTCTCGGAAGTATTTATTTTACAAAAACCAATGATGATACTATATTCGTGACTATTCCGAGAGCCAATAAGTTTTCCCGTTTTTACCAGGATGAAGTTTTAAATAGTCTTTCCAACTCTGATGGTTTTGTGTCTCCGAATACGAATACAAACTTTTATACCTATTTCGAGAGTAAACATTTACGCTCTGTAATTGAAAGATTGATAGAACTTGGAATGCCCACCCAGGCTGTCTTCAAAGTTAGTAAAGCAAGTAAAAAAGCAGATGAATGA
- a CDS encoding lytic transglycosylase domain-containing protein translates to MAKRKKKKSLVPAFILIALGFGLLNAKPVEEPDDVIRPDPSYKDKWDKTIKLVSASFGLSNWLWLKALIGVESDYGRSSFVVNKILGTGRKRGILGITENTFSYLNSKYFNSIHKPDDLWIPEVSIKFGGRLLKENYDFFGGDIKKGVMAYNVGAGNVKSGNYIDKARAYYTRWNSELNSLTGRGV, encoded by the coding sequence ATGGCTAAAAGAAAAAAGAAGAAATCGCTGGTACCTGCCTTTATATTAATCGCTCTCGGTTTTGGTCTCCTGAATGCAAAGCCGGTTGAGGAACCGGATGATGTAATTAGACCCGATCCTTCATATAAAGATAAGTGGGATAAAACTATAAAACTGGTCTCGGCAAGCTTCGGTCTTTCAAACTGGCTCTGGTTAAAAGCTTTAATCGGTGTGGAGTCCGATTATGGCCGTTCTTCTTTTGTCGTGAATAAAATTTTAGGTACCGGAAGAAAGAGAGGGATTCTTGGAATCACAGAAAACACATTCAGCTATCTGAATTCTAAATATTTTAACTCTATACATAAGCCCGATGATCTCTGGATTCCGGAAGTCTCGATTAAGTTCGGGGGCAGACTCTTAAAAGAAAACTATGATTTCTTCGGTGGTGATATTAAGAAAGGAGTAATGGCTTACAATGTGGGAGCCGGTAACGTGAAGAGTGGTAACTATATAGATAAGGCAAGAGCTTACTATACTAGATGGAACTCGGAATTAAACAGTCTTACCGGAAGAGGAGTTTAA
- a CDS encoding transglycosylase SLT domain-containing protein — protein sequence MKKKTNRKIIGTALVLLFAGYLYFSSDNTKKDPGKEDFDPNDLIIPPKPDDGKEDTKKREEPKPLPIPGSTEERDRYDGLYQDYGKLYGIDWKILKALAGQETNFGMASHYKNKIPLPPRRLGLIPLKEVEFNWVRDKLGSEVNDFSEMWEPEKNVRFAAKLLSFYYNYVGKDLNKFLAYYKNGDSEKAKAGNWDFATWEYINRYKVIYAGVV from the coding sequence ATGAAGAAAAAGACAAACAGAAAAATTATAGGAACTGCACTGGTATTATTATTTGCGGGCTATTTATATTTTTCTTCTGACAATACCAAAAAAGATCCGGGCAAGGAAGACTTTGATCCGAATGACTTAATCATTCCTCCAAAACCCGATGATGGTAAAGAAGATACTAAAAAAAGGGAAGAGCCAAAGCCCTTACCCATCCCTGGTTCTACCGAAGAACGAGATAGATACGATGGCTTGTATCAGGATTATGGAAAGTTATACGGGATAGATTGGAAAATTTTAAAAGCTTTAGCCGGTCAGGAAACTAACTTTGGAATGGCTTCCCATTACAAAAATAAAATTCCACTTCCACCACGTCGACTCGGACTTATCCCTCTTAAAGAAGTAGAGTTCAACTGGGTTCGGGATAAACTCGGCTCAGAAGTGAATGACTTCTCGGAAATGTGGGAGCCGGAAAAGAATGTTCGCTTTGCTGCAAAGCTTTTATCTTTCTATTATAACTATGTAGGTAAAGACTTAAACAAGTTTCTCGCTTACTATAAAAATGGTGATTCTGAAAAAGCGAAAGCTGGCAATTGGGATTTTGCTACATGGGAATATATCAATCGCTATAAAGTGATTTATGCAGGAGTCGTGTAA
- a CDS encoding ParB N-terminal domain-containing protein gives MDRNLLKLEISKVIVDLDLSMLKENPYNFFDSLSVKDPDKYESLKEDISINGIINPLVFKFREGVNYIIQGHDRYRIAKELGFEKVPCREVISEISLDEEMAILNGDNLNRKTPSPDERKEMYAKILGSDMFSKKKRGVNKAKYLSSVTFIKEGTIKRDLAEMAKAACNGKVKSSSELTENTDSQKKELEIIENVTRLEPVPSEEKIDEPLKKEECDMDVVFEKIPGKDIKVICDALGYDIKKDKELIEDFYTYYRGKKYIHEIEIKYFYQERFNKKMEIITENALYCEDVPISKYDFKDPEKHWYGDHKFLEYLKCEIKMDEVVSIKKDNKIVFSQYEENNGYYINQNGIVINPSIVYESKGYMLEKANFKNGEIAYSCRYYSTTISSPNPMMYVDRSKDVMLALQLGFKNILPEIYKKTYITKKDKVLQLIKFLKSEAGFEKEMPDRFFLKLLVTGSVKDAYDEILLEKEKEEKVLKKQLNSLSKEFKSVYGYYSNVDSLELFGT, from the coding sequence ATGGATCGTAACTTACTAAAATTGGAAATATCGAAAGTCATAGTGGATTTGGATCTTTCTATGCTTAAAGAAAATCCTTATAATTTTTTCGATAGTCTGTCTGTCAAAGATCCGGATAAGTATGAATCTTTAAAGGAAGATATAAGCATCAATGGAATCATAAATCCCCTGGTGTTTAAGTTTCGGGAAGGCGTAAACTATATCATACAGGGACACGACCGCTATCGAATTGCAAAAGAACTTGGCTTTGAAAAAGTTCCCTGCCGGGAAGTTATTTCAGAGATTAGCCTGGATGAAGAGATGGCGATTTTAAACGGAGATAACCTGAACCGAAAGACTCCTTCACCGGATGAGAGAAAAGAAATGTATGCAAAGATACTCGGAAGCGATATGTTCTCAAAAAAGAAAAGGGGAGTAAATAAAGCAAAATACTTATCCAGTGTTACATTTATAAAAGAAGGAACTATAAAACGAGATCTGGCTGAGATGGCAAAAGCAGCCTGTAACGGAAAAGTGAAAAGTTCAAGTGAACTTACAGAAAATACAGATTCACAAAAAAAAGAATTAGAGATTATCGAAAATGTAACCAGGCTAGAGCCTGTGCCTTCTGAAGAAAAAATAGATGAACCTCTGAAAAAAGAAGAATGCGACATGGATGTCGTATTTGAAAAAATACCCGGAAAGGATATAAAAGTAATCTGCGATGCTTTAGGATATGATATTAAAAAAGATAAGGAATTGATAGAGGATTTTTATACATATTATAGAGGAAAGAAATATATACACGAGATAGAAATCAAATATTTCTATCAGGAAAGATTTAACAAAAAAATGGAGATAATCACAGAGAATGCTCTGTATTGCGAGGATGTTCCCATTTCTAAATATGATTTTAAAGATCCGGAAAAGCACTGGTACGGAGATCATAAGTTTTTAGAATACCTGAAATGTGAAATCAAGATGGATGAGGTTGTTAGCATTAAGAAAGACAATAAAATCGTTTTTTCTCAGTATGAGGAAAATAATGGATACTATATTAATCAGAATGGAATCGTAATTAATCCGTCTATAGTATACGAAAGTAAAGGATATATGCTGGAAAAAGCTAATTTCAAAAATGGAGAAATCGCTTATTCCTGTAGATATTATTCGACGACAATTTCATCTCCAAATCCGATGATGTATGTTGATAGGAGTAAAGATGTAATGTTAGCCTTGCAGCTAGGCTTTAAGAATATCCTACCTGAGATATATAAGAAAACGTATATAACTAAAAAAGACAAAGTACTGCAATTAATCAAGTTTTTGAAATCAGAAGCAGGGTTTGAAAAGGAAATGCCGGATCGTTTTTTTCTGAAGCTACTCGTAACCGGCAGTGTAAAGGATGCGTATGATGAAATTCTACTGGAGAAAGAAAAGGAAGAGAAAGTTTTAAAAAAGCAATTAAACAGTCTGAGCAAAGAGTTTAAATCCGTGTATGGATATTACAGCAATGTTGATTCACTGGAGCTTTTTGGAACATAG
- a CDS encoding DUF3102 domain-containing protein has protein sequence MGIKQVDVRKVWNDKELVNKLNGLHASVTKDKMYIGKILLEIKESLEHGKFIEWIENSGLNFGIRQAQRYIKFVNEPELESRKEAKKEEFKVGKVLLKRVLTGEKLNKAEKTQLIKFIKIERERITESQAKMSAKLLDLSLAEDKL, from the coding sequence ATGGGGATTAAGCAAGTAGATGTAAGAAAAGTATGGAACGATAAAGAGCTGGTTAATAAACTCAATGGCTTACATGCAAGTGTAACAAAAGATAAAATGTATATTGGGAAAATTTTACTAGAGATAAAGGAGAGTTTAGAACACGGAAAATTTATAGAATGGATTGAGAATAGTGGCTTGAATTTCGGAATTCGCCAGGCTCAAAGATATATAAAATTTGTAAATGAACCGGAATTGGAAAGTAGAAAAGAAGCTAAAAAAGAAGAATTTAAAGTCGGGAAAGTTCTTTTGAAAAGAGTTTTAACAGGTGAGAAACTTAACAAAGCGGAAAAAACTCAGCTTATAAAATTTATAAAAATTGAACGTGAACGAATTACAGAATCACAAGCAAAAATGTCAGCAAAACTATTAGATTTAAGTTTAGCGGAGGATAAACTATGA
- a CDS encoding site-specific integrase, whose amino-acid sequence MKKIELNNLPELGNYKQDSNNRLFLRYLSENNISEITPIAVRQYFEYKKPLHKVKYIKNLKTSLLSAIRLQLINENRITEILAWETLFKHIKLKASQTEVSKYQLVTDEQFNFLIRKLIKKGNYLTALLAINLRFLPIRPGELVKIKLSDCVKIKETSNNKESLEFYKVEVYSKKNGSKRFIIMPVELYQINRQYFNGKEFLFESPIRKKSGDRKGYSVRWIETNISNACSFILGKQFYPYLFRHTWATAYYNKTLDTVNGAKLLGNSPDTFSKVYTHTDIDAKQALSINPSEALVLLAKVIIGERRNGTM is encoded by the coding sequence ATGAAAAAAATAGAACTAAACAACCTTCCCGAATTAGGTAATTATAAACAGGATAGCAATAATCGGCTATTCCTGAGATACTTATCTGAGAATAATATTTCGGAGATAACTCCTATAGCGGTCAGACAATATTTTGAATATAAGAAACCTTTACATAAGGTTAAATATATCAAAAATCTGAAAACATCTCTACTTTCAGCTATTCGCTTACAGCTTATAAACGAAAACAGGATTACGGAAATACTAGCATGGGAAACACTGTTCAAGCATATAAAGCTGAAAGCTTCACAGACTGAGGTTTCTAAATATCAATTAGTCACAGATGAGCAATTTAATTTTCTTATAAGAAAGCTTATAAAAAAAGGAAATTACTTAACTGCGTTACTTGCAATCAACCTTAGATTTTTACCCATACGACCTGGTGAACTTGTAAAAATCAAACTTTCGGATTGTGTAAAAATTAAAGAAACTAGTAACAACAAAGAAAGTTTAGAATTTTATAAAGTAGAAGTCTACTCAAAGAAAAATGGATCTAAAAGATTCATAATAATGCCGGTCGAATTATATCAAATCAATAGGCAATACTTTAACGGTAAAGAGTTTTTATTTGAGTCGCCAATTCGGAAAAAATCTGGAGATCGTAAAGGCTATTCAGTCAGATGGATAGAAACGAATATTTCAAATGCCTGTAGTTTTATCTTAGGGAAACAGTTTTATCCCTATCTATTCCGTCATACCTGGGCAACTGCTTATTACAACAAAACTTTAGATACAGTAAATGGTGCAAAGTTATTAGGAAATTCTCCTGATACATTCTCAAAGGTTTATACGCACACAGATATTGATGCAAAGCAAGCCCTTTCAATTAACCCATCAGAAGCATTAGTTTTATTAGCTAAAGTAATTATAGGAGAAAGGAGAAATGGAACAATGTAA
- a CDS encoding DUF1059 domain-containing protein — protein MKTMTCKQLGGACDKIFQANSFEEIAEMSKNHGAEMFQKGDEAHLKAMAEMKKLMQVPEKMQEWFENRRKEFEALPENE, from the coding sequence ATGAAAACAATGACATGTAAACAATTAGGCGGAGCATGTGATAAAATATTTCAGGCAAACTCTTTTGAAGAGATTGCAGAGATGAGCAAAAATCATGGTGCAGAGATGTTTCAAAAAGGTGATGAAGCTCATCTAAAAGCTATGGCTGAAATGAAAAAACTTATGCAGGTTCCTGAAAAAATGCAGGAGTGGTTTGAAAATAGAAGAAAAGAATTTGAAGCATTACCTGAAAACGAATAG
- a CDS encoding NYN domain-containing protein produces the protein MSENSNEIKLAVLIDAENVPYSNIKGILDEITKYGTPTIKRIYADWTKPNVSGWKNVMLTNAIIPIQQYSYTSGKNSSDSAMIIDAMDILYSEKVQGFCILSSDSDFTRLVTRLRESGMKVYGFGEKKTPQAFIVACDKFTYIEIIHSNLDGNSKVAAPEKSHEFEKINEEILNLIFSTVEDLADDYGWSFLGDIGNQLTKKRPDFDPRNFGFDKLTPLIKSLPQFEVEERKTNNKSVKHVFVRKRIA, from the coding sequence ATGTCTGAAAACAGTAATGAAATAAAATTAGCCGTGTTAATTGATGCGGAGAATGTTCCTTATAGTAATATTAAAGGAATTCTCGATGAAATAACCAAATATGGAACTCCAACAATAAAAAGAATATATGCTGATTGGACTAAACCAAATGTTTCTGGCTGGAAAAATGTAATGCTTACAAATGCGATAATTCCAATTCAACAATATAGTTATACTTCAGGGAAGAACTCCTCAGATTCTGCAATGATTATTGATGCTATGGATATTTTATATTCTGAAAAAGTGCAAGGATTTTGTATTCTTTCAAGTGATAGTGATTTTACACGACTTGTAACAAGACTAAGAGAGTCCGGGATGAAGGTATACGGATTTGGAGAGAAGAAAACTCCACAAGCTTTTATTGTTGCTTGTGATAAATTTACTTATATTGAGATCATCCACAGTAATCTTGATGGAAATAGTAAAGTAGCAGCTCCGGAGAAATCTCATGAGTTTGAAAAGATTAATGAAGAAATACTTAACTTAATTTTTTCAACCGTGGAGGATTTGGCTGATGATTATGGTTGGTCATTCCTGGGTGATATTGGCAATCAGCTTACTAAGAAAAGACCGGATTTTGATCCGAGAAACTTTGGTTTTGATAAGCTAACTCCTTTAATAAAGAGTTTACCTCAATTTGAAGTTGAAGAGAGAAAAACCAATAATAAAAGTGTTAAACACGTTTTTGTCAGGAAAAGAATTGCATGA
- a CDS encoding DUF4386 domain-containing protein, producing the protein MKNWKSNRTIAIIVGILILVAYSMLTYDISKNIELGAIADILSGLAVILISLLMYPLFKKENKQIINILYVTLRCIEGLLMIITGIFLLVPTFIHYRPFIYQYIHIYFFIFGALFFYFLLYTSEMLPKFISIWGTVATIILFMVTIIKLFGIENQVLNISLAPMILNELFLAFWLITKGFNKHQEV; encoded by the coding sequence ATGAAAAACTGGAAATCCAATAGAACCATTGCAATCATTGTAGGAATTCTTATACTTGTTGCATACAGCATGCTTACCTATGACATTTCTAAAAATATAGAATTAGGAGCTATTGCGGATATCTTAAGTGGTTTGGCTGTAATTTTAATTTCCTTGCTGATGTATCCTTTATTTAAAAAAGAAAATAAGCAAATCATTAATATATTGTATGTGACTTTAAGATGTATTGAAGGATTATTAATGATTATCACTGGAATATTCCTATTAGTACCGACATTCATTCATTACAGACCTTTCATTTATCAATATATCCATATTTACTTTTTCATTTTTGGAGCTCTATTCTTTTATTTCTTACTCTACACTTCAGAAATGTTACCCAAATTTATTTCTATTTGGGGAACCGTAGCTACAATTATACTTTTTATGGTTACAATAATTAAACTATTTGGGATAGAAAATCAAGTTTTAAATATATCTTTAGCTCCTATGATTTTGAATGAACTATTTTTAGCCTTTTGGTTAATTACTAAGGGATTTAATAAACATCAAGAAGTATGA